The sequence GGCTGCGACGACGAGGATCAGGAACCCGACTGGCCACGGGAGATCCTCGTCGTCGTGCTCGGCGGATGACGCCGGATGACCCTCGTCGGCACTCATACCGGCGGTACGCCGTGGCGGCGGTCAGAGAACGAGCGTGGCTTGTTGGCGGCGAACGCCAACCGCCGGACGAGCTCGTCGCGCAGGTCCTCCGGTTGGACGACGGCATCGATGACGATCTCGGAGGCGAGCCGCATGAGGTCGACGTCCTCCTCGTACTCGGCCCGCCGATCCGACACGAATTCGGCGCGCTCGCTCTCGGGGAGCTGCTGGATCTTGTTGAAGTACACGGCATTGACCGCGGCTTCCGGCCCCATGACTGCGATCTCCGCCGTCGGGAGGGCGAGTGCCGCGTCCGGCCGGAATCCGGGCCCGGAGAAGGCGTACAGCCCTGCCCCGTATGCCTTTCGCACGATCACCGAGATGCGCGGCACCGTCGCTTCTGCGATGGCGGTGAGCATCTTGGCGCCGGCTCGGATGATGCCCTGCCGCTCGACCTCCGTGCCGATCATGAACCCGGGCACGTCGGCGAGGAACACCAGAGGCACGTTGAATGCATCGCACAGCCAGATGAAGCGGGCCGCCTTGTCGGCCGAGTCGACGAAGAGGACACCACCGAGGTGGCTCGGCTGGGAGGCGACGATGCCGGCAGGCTTCCCCTCGAGGCGCCCGAACGCCGTGATCACCTCCCGGGCGAAGAGCTCCTTGACCTGGAGGAGGGAGCCCTCGTCGAAGACGGCCTCGAGGAGATCGACCATGTCGTAACCGTGCGCCGAGTCGTCCGGCAGGACGGACGCCGGGTCGGCCCCCTCTCGTACCGGGACCGGCTCGTACGAGGGAGGGAGCACCCGGTAGTGGTCGGAGACGTACGAGAAGTACTGCTTGGCCCAATCGATGGCGGCTTCGTCGGAGTCGACGAGGGCGTCGCCGCAACCCGACACGGTGCAGTGCATCCTGGCGCCGCCCATCTCCTCGAGCGTCGTCGTCTCGCCGATGACCATCTCGGCCATCCGTGGCGACCCGAGGTACATCGAAGCCCGCCCCTCCACCATGACGACGACGTCGCAGAAGGACGGGATGTACGCCCCACCTGCGGCGGACGGGCCGAACAGGCAGCAGATCTGCGGGACCCGGCCGGAGAGGCGCACCTGGTTGTAGAAGATCCTCCCGGCCCCCCTCCGCCCGGGGAACAGGTCAACCTGGTCGGTGATCCTCGCTCCCGCCGAATCGACGAGGTAGAAGACGGGCAGCAGCTCGTCGTAAGCGGACTCGAGCGCCCTGATGATCTTCTCGACCGTGAGCCGCCCCCACGACCCCGCCTTCACCGTCGGGTCGTTGGCGATCACCATCACGGCACGACCCGACACCCGCCCCCTCCCTGTGACGACCGCGTCGGCGGCGAGCTCGTCGTCCGCTGCGTTGGCGAGCAGCCCGTCCTCGACGAACGAGCCGGGATCGCACAGCCTCCCCACCCTGTCGCGCACGAACATCTTGCCTTGCTCGCGGGTCTTCTCCCGGTGCCGCTCGGGGCCGCCGAGCTCGGCACGCTCGGCGGCCTTCCTGAAGCGGTCGGCGACGTCACTCATGCTCGCGGCTCCTGTGCCTCCGCCTCGTCCTGAGCCGGATGGGCGTTCCGGTGAAGTCGTACTCCTCCCGGATCCGGTTCTCGAGGAAGCGTAGGTAGTCGGGGGCGAGGTCGCCTCCTCTCACGAAGAGCACGATCGTCGGCGGGTCCGTCTCGGCCTGCACTGCGTAGATGATGTGGGCCCTCCTGCCGCGGCGAACCGGCGGTGGGTGCGCCTGCTGCCAATCTCTCACGAGGCGGTTCAGCTCGGGGGTGGGGATGCGCTGCCCCCTGCTCTCCAGCACCAGCCGGATCGCCTTGGGAAGGCGATGGATCCTGCTGCCCGTCTTGGCCGACATCCGCAACACGGGCGCCCAGCTGATGAAGGCGAGGCGGTCGCCGACGCTGTCCTCGGTGGCGAGGCGCTCCTCCTCGGTGATGACGTCCCACTTGTTGAGGATGACGATGATCCCGACGCCGGCGTCTGCGATCTCCTCCGCCAGCCGCTGGTCCTGATGCGAGGCGCCTTGGGTGCCGTCGATGAGCAAGAGGGCGATGTCGGCCCTTCCCAGCACGTCGCGGGCGCGCAGCACGGCATAGAACTCGACGTCGTCCTTGACCTTGGTGCGCCGCTTGATGCCTGCGGTGTCGACGATCTCGTACTTCTCCCCGTCGAGCTCGACGATCGAGTCGATGGGGTCGCGGGTGGTGCCCGGCGTGTCGGACACGAGAACCCGGTCCTCGCCCGCCAGCTTGTTGAGCAGCGTCGACTTTCCGACGTTGGGCCTGCCGATGATCGCCAGCCGAGGAAATGTGCTCACCGGCTCACCCTTGCCGGTGTCCGGGAGCATCGCGACCAGGGCGTCGAGGAAGTCTCCCGACCCTCTGCCGTGCAATGCCGAGACCGGCACCGCCTCGCCGAGGCCGAGGGTCCAGAGGTGATCCAGGTCGGTCTCGTGCCGGGCGCCGTCCACCTTGTTGGCGACGAGGATGTGCGGAGTGCTGCTGCGCTGGAGGAGCCTGGCGACGCCCTGATCGTCGTCGCTGAGCTCAGACGTCGCGTCGGCGACGAACACCACCACGTCGGCAGCCTCGATGGCTGCCTCCGCTTGACCGCGGATGCCGGCGGTGAGCTCCTCGCCCGGTGACAACTCCCAGCCACCCGTGTCGACGAGGAGGAACTCGCGCCCGTTCCACTCTGCGACGAACTCACGGCGATCGCGTGTCACCCCGGGCTGCTCGTCGACGACGGCGACCTTGCGGCGCATGATGCGGTTGACGAGCGTCGACTTGCCGACGTTGGGCCGTCCCAGGACTGCGACGACGGGAAGCCCGCTCAATCCGCCACCCCCTCCAGCAGCCCAGCCGCGGTGGCCGGCACGGCGAGCACCGGAGCCTTGGCGGCGGCTCGGACCTCGTCGAGCGACACGTCGTCGAGGAATACGTCGCCCCGCAGCGCCACGTCGGGAACCAGGTAGGAGCCGGCCTCCTCCCGATCGTTCGCCAGGGCACGCTTCAGGTCGCCGCCGACCATGAGCCCGGCGACGGCGACGTTGCCCATGAAGAAGTCGTTGCGAACCGCCAGGATTCGCAGGGGTCGCCCGCCGAGCCGCTCGAGACGAGCCAGTACCGGCCGCATTGCCTTCTCGCCGTACTCGCCGGTGACGATCACGACGGGACCGCGGCCGGGTGAGGGGTCGCGACCCGTGTGGCGCGCCGCCCGATAGCCGCTCGCCGGCGCCGCCGGGATCGTCCGCCACTCTCCGGTGACGATCCGCTCGGCGGCGGCCGAGCCTCGTTCCAGCCGGTCGACCTCGTCGTACAGTGCCCGCACCATCCCGATCCCGTTCTCGTGCTGCTCGAAGCCCTCGTACTCGTGCGAGGCTGGAAAGGGGCGGTCGGCCATCAAGTAGAGCTCGTCCGAGGCGAAGAACATCCTCCTCCCGAGGAGGCGGAGCGCCGTTGCCCGCCACTCGTCGATGATGTCGAGGTCGCGGCGAGCCTGGGCTGCGTCGTGCGGCTCGAGAGTCGACTCGGTGTTGAATTGCGACGTGCCGAGCGGGACGACGCCGACAGACGCCAGATCTCGATATCGTGCGACGATCTCGGCGCACGTCCTGGCAAGGACATCCGCCCCGTTGACCGTTGGGCACAAGACGATCTGGCCGTGTACCTCGACACCGTTGGTGAGCAGGGCCCGCAGCCAGCGCAGGCTCGTCGCACCGCGCGGGTTTCTCAACATCTTCGCCCGGATGTCCGGGTCGGTGGTGTGGATGGAGACGTAGAGCGGGCCGAGCCGCTCCTCGACGACCCTCGCCACGTCGAGCTCACTGAAGCGGGTGAGCGTCGTGAAGTTGCCGTAGAGGAACGAGAGCCGATAGTCGTCGTCCTTCAGGTAGAGGGACTTCCTCATCCCCGGCGGGAGCTGGTAGATGAAGCAGAACTCGCAGTGGTTGTCGCACGTCTGCACCCGGTCGAAGATCGACGAGCTGAGGCGCAGTCCGAGTGGTTCGCCTTGCCCTTTCACGAGCTCTACGCCGACGTCGCCCGAGGGGCGACGGATCCGCAGATGGAGCTCCGGCTCGTCCACGAGCTGCTGGTACTCGATGACGTCGGTCGGTACGACGCCGTTGACGGCGAGCAGCTCGTCTCCGGCGTCGAGGCCCGCTGCGGCCGCGGGCGAGCCAGGGACGACTTCGAGGATCGTGGGGAAGGACATGGCAAACCGAAGTCTACGAGGGCCGAGGATCGCGCCGGTCCGTCCTGCCACCCGGAAGGATCACGGTTGGCAGTAGCCTTCCGAGATGCCCTCGAAGGTCCTCGTCGCCGAGCCGCGCGGCTTCTGCGCTGGAGTCGAGATGGCCATCAAGGCGCTCACCTGGATGGTGAGGGTCTTCGATCCGCCCGTGTACTGCTACCACGAGATCGTCCACAACAGCGCCGTCGTCGAGGCGTTCGAGCGAGCAGGAGTCGTGTTCGTCGACGACTTCGACAACGTGCCCCCGGGCCGTCCGATCATGTTGTCGGCGCACGGTTCGGCGCCCGAGATCGTCGCTTCGGCCGAGCATCTGGCCGCAGTGATGGTCGATGCCGTCTGCCCGCTCGTGACGAAGGTGCACCACGAGGTGAAGCGAATGGCAGGCAAGGGCTTCGACATCATCTATGTCGGCCATCACGGGCACGACGAGGCGACGGGCGCAGTCGCCGAGGCACCGGAGGCGGTCACGCTCGTGGATCCCCGCGACGGGCTCGGTGACTTCGCCGCCACCGATCCCGGGCGGGTGGCTCTCCTCGCACAGACGACGCTCGGGCTCTTCGAGTGGGAGGAAGTCCTCGAGACCGCCCAAGATCTGTACCCGGAGCTGTGGACGGCGCGCCGGAGCGACCTGTGCTACGCCACGACGAACAGGCAGACGGCCGTCAAGCAACTGGCCAGGGAGGCGTCCCTCGTGCTCGTGGTCGGATCGGTGACCTCGTCGAACACCAACGCCCTGGTGCGCGTCGCCGAGAACGCAGGTTGCGCCGCACACCGCATCGACGGGCCGGACGACATCGACGATGAGTGGCTCGTGGGCCACGACGTCATCGGCGTCACCTCGGGCGCCTCGGCTCCCGACCAGCGCGTCAAGGCAGTCATCGAGGCGCTGGCGCCGACCGAAGGCGTCTCGTATGTCCGCGTCATCGACGAGGACGAGTACTTCCCGCTCCCACCTTCGCTTCGGCGGTTCGTGCAGACACTGCAGACCCTCGTCGAGGGGGCCTTCGCGGCACGCCACCCCGGCAGGCCGGGCCCGATCGAGTACGACAGGGAGTGGGACGCAACGTCGGCTCTCGAGTTGCTCGGCGTGTGAAGCAGCACGGGACGGGAGCCACTCACGGTGTCGCGCCCGCCGTGTCGGACGAGGAGGCCTCGCTGACCGCCTTGTCAGACCGGACGCTGCTGCCCGTTCCGCTCGGCGACCAGGCGAAGGATCTCGTCGACGACCGCGTCGACGGTGAGCCTGCCGGTGTCGATGACGACTGCGTCGTCCGCCGGCTGCAGCGGCGAGGCGGCTCGCGTCGCGTCCGCATGGTCGCGACGTTCCAGGTCGGCTCCGACGTCGTCGACCGACCGCCCGGACGACTCGTCGTCGCCGGCACGCCTCACCGCTCGAACCTCGGCGGGCGCCGTCAGGAACACCTTCACCGGCGCACCCGGAAACACGACGGTTCCGATGTCGCGGCCTTCGACGACGGCCTCACCTCCTCGGCTCTCCACCCAGTGGCGCTGGAGAGCCACGAGGAGTCGCCGCACCCCTGGTATGGCAGCGATTCCGCTGACGGCAGAGGTGACTTCTCCCTCGCGGATGGCGTCGGACACCACCTCGCCGTCGAGCCGGACGGCGCCGTCGCTCACGTCGATGTCGGCGGCTGCCACGACCGACACGACGGCCGGCTCATCGGCGGGGTCGATGCCTGCCCGAAGCACCGCCAACGTCGCCGCCCGATAGGTCGCTCCGGTGTCGAGCGATGCGCAGCCGAGCCGGTCGGCGACCGCCCGAGTCACCGTGCTCTTCCCGACGCCGCTCGGTCCGTCTATCGCGATGACCACAGGCCCTCCAGTACCTCGTAGAAGCCAGGCCAGGAGACCGCTGCGGCGCCTGCGCCGTCGATCCGGACGGCCCCTGTAGCCGCCGTGGCGGCCACGGCCCCGGCCATCGCGATGCGGTGATCACCGTGCGACTCGACCGTCCCGGTTTCCAGCCAGCCTGTGCCGACGATGACGAATCCGTCCTCGGTCGCCTCGGCGCCACCCCCGAGCGCCCTGATCATGGCCACCGTCGTCGCGATCCGATCGCTCTCCTTGCCTCGCAGCTCGGCGGCGTCCCGCACCACCGTCATCCCCTCTGCGTAGGCGCCGAGCACGCCGACGAGCGGCAGCTCGTCGAGGGTTGCGGCGGCGAGCTCACCCGACACCTCGGTCGCCGCGAGCACCCCGCCGTACACGGTCACGGAGCCGATGGGGTCTCCCATGGCCGACCCGGTGACCTCGGCCTCGATACCGGCGCCCATCGACTCGAGCACCTGGAGGAAGCCGATGCGGCCTGGATTGAGGGTGATGCCCGGGGTCGTGACTCTGGCCCCCGGCTTCACTGCGGCCGCCGCCCACAGGAAGGCTGCCGACGACGGGTCGCCGGGCACGACGTACTCGAACGGCTCCAACTCCCCCGGCACGACCTGAAAGCGGTTCCGGTCGAGCCAGCGGCCGCGCCCGAGCGCCTCGAGCCAGCGCTCGGTGTGGTCGCGAAATCCGGGCGGGCTCGACACCACCGAGGAGCCCCTCGCCTCCAGGGCGGCGAGCTCGAACGCCGTCCTCGCCTGGGCCGAGGCGATGGGGATCTCGACGTCGGTACCCCTCAGCTCACCGGGGGCATGGACGGTGATCGGAGCCCGCTCGCCGTCGCTCACCTCGATGGATGCACCGAGCGCCTCGAGCGGTCCGACGAGGCGTCCCATCGGGCGGCGCAGCAGCGTGACGTCGCCTGTCAGCTCGGATCGATACGGGCGGGTGGCGAGCGCTCCCGCCATCAGCCGCAGCGTGGTCCCGGAGTTGCCGCAGTCGAGCGGGCCGACCGGCTCCCGCCACGCCCGCCGGCCTGGCGACGCCAGGCGCCCGCCGTCGATGGTCACGCCGAGGGCTCTGAGAACGGAACGGGTCGATGCGATGTCCTCACCCGGCCCTTGGTTGGCGATGTGTGACTCCCCTGCTGCGAGGGCGCCGAGGATCAAGGCCCGGTGGGAGAGCGACTTGTCACCGGGGACCGCCACAGAACCCGCGAACGGCGCGTCGGGGGGATGCAGGGTGACTTTCGTCGCGGGTGGGCTCACTCGTCGTCCTCGGGCAGTGAGGCATCTTCCCACGTCACGGAGGCGGCCGAGTACAGCGACCGGATCTCGTCGATCGAGAGCCGGCGTGCCGCCCCCGGTGCCAGGTGCTGGTCGCCGATCGGGCCGATCCGGGTGCGAACCAGGCCAACGACCTCGTGGCCGATCGCCTCGAACATCCTGCGCACCTCTCGTTTGCGCCCCTCCGCCATGACGATCTCGACGAGTGCCTGGTCCCCCGCCGATGACGTCAGTCTCGCCGAGACGGCTCTGGCCTCCCCGTCGTCCAGCTCGACGCCTCGCACGAGCTCGCCAAGCGCCGCCGTCGGAGGGATTCCCGAGACCCGGGCGACATATGTCTTGAGGATGCCGTGGCTCGGGTGCATCACCAGGTTCGCCAGCTCGCCGTCGTTCGTGAGGAGCATGAGACCCTCGGACTCGGCGTCGAGCCGCCCCACCGGGTAGAGCCTGGTGTCCGACTCGACGAGGTCGACGACGGTCGGCCTGCCCTGGGGGTCGTCCGCCGTGCTGATGACGCCGACGGGTTTGTACACGAGGTACGTGGCGACGTCGGGTCGGATCGGCAGGGGCAGCCCGTCGATGGTGACCCGTGCCGATCCCGGATCCACCCGCTGGCCGATGACGGCCACCGACCCGCCGACCTCGACTCTGCCTGCGGCAATGAGCTGCTCAGCGCGCCGCAGCGAGCAGTAGCCGGACCGCGCGATCAGCTTGTGGAGCCGCTCGATGATGTCTCCGGACGGAACGGCCGCTCCAGCGCGTCCACGACCGCCGCCGGCGGGACGTGGTCGGCGAGTGGCGGGAGCTCTGCGAGGGTGTTGACGCCGAGCCTCTCGAGGAAGAGGCCGGTGGTGCCGTACAGGATCGCCTGCCCGGGACCGGCGGCAATCCCGACCTCGGCGACGAGCCCGCGCCGCTCCAGGGTTCGCAGGGCCCGCTCGGAGTCCACGCCTCGGAGCTCGGCAACCTGGCCACGCGACACCGGTTGCCGGTACGCCACGACTGCCAGCGTCTCCAGCGCGGCGCTCGAGAGGCGAGCGGCCCTTTCGGTTGCCGCGAAGCGCTCGAGGTACTCCCGGGCTTCCGGATGGCTGTAGAGCCTCCATCCGCCGGCGACCTCGACGAGTGAGGTGCCCCGCTGCCCGGTTTCCAGCTCGGCGGAGAGGGAGTGGAGCTCAGCTTCGACGTCGGCGGTCGGGATCTCGAGCAGCTCGGCGAGCTCACCGACCGCGATCGGCTCCTCGGCGACGAAGAGGACCGCCTCGATGACGCGCCTGCGGTTCATGCCGTCCCCCATTCGCTCTGGATCGCTTCGAAGTCGGACTCGTCGACACCTGCATTGTGCGTGACCGTGATCGGGCCCTCCCGGCCCTCCTGGGAGAGGCGCAGAATGCCCCACCTGGCCAGCTCGAGCACCGCCAGGAAGTAGGCCACGACCTCGAGGGGGCGAGCGCAATGGGCGACCAGCTCGTCGAAGTCCTCGGCGGCGCCGGCGACGAGGCGCCGGCGCACGTCGGCGAGCGCCGCGTCGACGGACGGCAGGTCGAACTCGAGATGATCGAGCTCGACTTCCTCGTCCCGGCGATTCAGCGCCCGCTCGGCGATCAGCGCCAACTCGGATGGTGTCACCATGAGCGGGACGTCCGGCAGCCTCGGCTCGATCCCGGGATCCAAGCCGGCTTGGCGAGGCACGAAGCGGTCGGCGCTCTCGAACCTGTGCGCCATCACCGCGGCGACGTCCTTGAAGGTGAGGCACGCCAACAGCCTGGCGAGCAGGCGGTCGCGCTCCTCGGCGAGCGCCAGCTCCTCATCGAGGTCGAACGCCGACTCGCCCGGGAGGAGCCGTCTCGCCTTCAGCTGGATGAGGGTGGCCGCAATGAGCAGGAACTCGCTCGTCACATCGATGTCGAGCTGCCGCATGGCGTCGAGGTACGCCAGGTATTCGGTGACGATGCTCGCAAGGCTCAGCTCGGTGATCTCGAGCTGATGCGACGTGATCAGCTGCAGCAGGAGGTCGAGCGGGCCCTCGAAGACGCGCGTCTTGACTTCGTACGACATGTGCGAGTGCATCGTATCGAGTGGCTCCCCGCCGACCATGGCATTCATGCGCGATCCGCGTCGAGGAGGATCTTCCAGCGACCCTGGTCGACCCCTGGGGGCGCCGGTCCCGGGTGGTGCCGGGCGAAGTCGACGACGATCGACTCGGCGCCTGCCGCCTCGAGCTCTGCTGCCCCGATCGGGCCGTGTCGCCTGTAGGCGGCGTACCTGGGCGGCAGCGGCAGTCGCGCCATCTCGATCAGGGTGGCAACCGACCTGGCGATCGCCCCCGGGGTGGTGTGGCGTTTTCCCACGTCATGGAGGAGCCCCGCCCTCGCCAGCTCATGGTCCGATGGGGCAGCCGCCACGACGGCCATGGCGACGTCGAAGGAGTGGCGCTGGTCCTGTCGCGCCATGCCCCAGAAGAGGCTCAGCTCGGGCTCTCGGAGCATCCGGCCGGCGGCGAGCTGCTCGGCCGGGCCGAGAGGCCGGGCGCGCAGGTGACCCAAGAACCGGCGAGCGAGGTGAGGGAGGTCGGCCGGTGTGACCGGCACTCAGGATCGCTTCGACTTGCAGTCGACGCAGTACAGCGACGTCGGGCGGTAGTCCATCCGGGCGTCGTCGATCTCCTTGCCGCAGGTCTCGCAGAACCCGTACGTCCCCGCCTTGACCTTGGCGAGCGCCGCGTTGACGTCGTCGAGCATCGACTTGACGTTGTCGACGATGCCCAGCACCTCGGTCCGCTCGGCTGTCGCGGCGGCGGCGTCGGCGAATCCGTCGCCGAACTCGACGTCGCCGGTGAGCTCACCGGACTCGTTTGCTCCGAGCTCGACGAGTTGGCGGAGGAGCTTGGCGCGCTCGTCTTCGAGGGCGACGACTGCCGAGTTCAGGTTCATCGTTCTCCTCCGTGAGGATGCCTCGCGTCGAGTTCAGCGGCTCCGTGGGTGCGTCGAGACGTAGACCTCGTACAAGTGCTGCGGGGACACCCGCGTGTAGATCTGCGTTGTCGAGATACTAGCGTGACCCAAGATCTCCTGGACGGTCCTGAGGTCGGCTCCACCCTCGACCATGTGCGTCGCGGCAGAGTGCCGCAGCACATGGGGCGAGATCGCATCGATCGGGAGCCCGGCAGCCGCGGCGTGCTTGCGGACGATGAGCCAGACCGCTTGCCTCGTCAGCCCGCCGCCCCGCGCCCCGATGAACAACCTGCCGGGGTCCGGCCTGCCGCCCTTGAGCTCGAGGCGCACCGGCAGGTAGTCCTCGATGGCTGCGACGGCATAGCGGCCGATCGGCACCAGCCTCTGCTTGGAGCCCTTGCCGGTGAGCAGCGCCGTCCTCTCACTCAAGTCGACGTCGAGCACATCGAGCGCCACCGTCTCGGCGACCCGGGCTGCTGTGGCGTACATGAACTCGAGCAGCGCTCCATCCCTCACGCCGAGCTTCGTGGTTCGAGGTATGGCGTCGAGGAGGCGCTGCACCTCGTCGACCGTGATCGCCTTGGGCAGCGTCGCCGGCCTGGAAGGCGCCTCCAGCAGGGCCGTCGGGTCGGCGCCCGCCATCTCCTCTGACACGAGGAACCGATGGAGCCCACGCACAGCCGCGATCTTGCGTGCAATCGTCGTCGCCTCCATACCGGCGTCGCGCAGCGCCCCGACGTGGCGGGAGACGTCCTCGGGAGTGATCGACTCGACGCTCTCGACATCCCTGGTGGCCAGGAATCGCCGGTACTGGGCGAGGTCTCGCCGGTAGGCGGCGCGCGTGCTGACCGCCAACCCTCGCTCGGAGCCGAGCGCCGCGATGAACTCGTCGATCGCCGACTCGAGCCTCATCTCGTCCCGGCGACGAGGTGGTGCACCGCGATGAGGGTCTTGGCGTCCTCGAACTCACCTGCCGCCAGCCGTCCCGGCAACTCGGACAGCGGGATCGACACCAGTTCCGCCGATTCCTCCTCGACCCCGTGAGGCATCGAGTCCACCGGCTCGAGGTCCGTGGCGACGAACAGGCTCATGTGCTCGTCCGTGAACCCAGGCGTCGTCCAGAACGAGCCGATCAGCTCGAGCCGCCCGGGCCGATATCCGATCTCCTCTTGCAGCTCGCGGGCCGCCGTCACCTCCGGCGGCTCGCCCGCCGAGTCGCGCTTGCCCGCCGGGATCTCGAGGAGCGCCCTGCCGATGGGGCTGCGGAACTGGCGGAACAGCAGCAATGCTCCGTCGAGGATCGGGGCGACCGCCACGGCTCCCGGATGGCGCACCGCCACTCGTTGCAGCCCCTCGCCCGATGGGCCGACGTAGTGCTCCCTGACGAGCCGCAGAAACGCCGCGGTCGCCACGTCTCGCCATCCGACGAGGCGGAACTCGCCGGATGACACGTCAGTGTCCGGACTCGCGAGCATCCTCGTGCCCGGCACGA is a genomic window of Acidimicrobiia bacterium containing:
- a CDS encoding acyl-CoA carboxylase subunit beta, encoding MSDVADRFRKAAERAELGGPERHREKTREQGKMFVRDRVGRLCDPGSFVEDGLLANAADDELAADAVVTGRGRVSGRAVMVIANDPTVKAGSWGRLTVEKIIRALESAYDELLPVFYLVDSAGARITDQVDLFPGRRGAGRIFYNQVRLSGRVPQICCLFGPSAAGGAYIPSFCDVVVMVEGRASMYLGSPRMAEMVIGETTTLEEMGGARMHCTVSGCGDALVDSDEAAIDWAKQYFSYVSDHYRVLPPSYEPVPVREGADPASVLPDDSAHGYDMVDLLEAVFDEGSLLQVKELFAREVITAFGRLEGKPAGIVASQPSHLGGVLFVDSADKAARFIWLCDAFNVPLVFLADVPGFMIGTEVERQGIIRAGAKMLTAIAEATVPRISVIVRKAYGAGLYAFSGPGFRPDAALALPTAEIAVMGPEAAVNAVYFNKIQQLPESERAEFVSDRRAEYEEDVDLMRLASEIVIDAVVQPEDLRDELVRRLAFAANKPRSFSDRRHGVPPV
- the der gene encoding ribosome biogenesis GTPase Der, with product MSGLPVVAVLGRPNVGKSTLVNRIMRRKVAVVDEQPGVTRDRREFVAEWNGREFLLVDTGGWELSPGEELTAGIRGQAEAAIEAADVVVFVADATSELSDDDQGVARLLQRSSTPHILVANKVDGARHETDLDHLWTLGLGEAVPVSALHGRGSGDFLDALVAMLPDTGKGEPVSTFPRLAIIGRPNVGKSTLLNKLAGEDRVLVSDTPGTTRDPIDSIVELDGEKYEIVDTAGIKRRTKVKDDVEFYAVLRARDVLGRADIALLLIDGTQGASHQDQRLAEEIADAGVGIIVILNKWDVITEEERLATEDSVGDRLAFISWAPVLRMSAKTGSRIHRLPKAIRLVLESRGQRIPTPELNRLVRDWQQAHPPPVRRGRRAHIIYAVQAETDPPTIVLFVRGGDLAPDYLRFLENRIREEYDFTGTPIRLRTRRRHRSREHE
- a CDS encoding DUF512 domain-containing protein, with the translated sequence MSFPTILEVVPGSPAAAAGLDAGDELLAVNGVVPTDVIEYQQLVDEPELHLRIRRPSGDVGVELVKGQGEPLGLRLSSSIFDRVQTCDNHCEFCFIYQLPPGMRKSLYLKDDDYRLSFLYGNFTTLTRFSELDVARVVEERLGPLYVSIHTTDPDIRAKMLRNPRGATSLRWLRALLTNGVEVHGQIVLCPTVNGADVLARTCAEIVARYRDLASVGVVPLGTSQFNTESTLEPHDAAQARRDLDIIDEWRATALRLLGRRMFFASDELYLMADRPFPASHEYEGFEQHENGIGMVRALYDEVDRLERGSAAAERIVTGEWRTIPAAPASGYRAARHTGRDPSPGRGPVVIVTGEYGEKAMRPVLARLERLGGRPLRILAVRNDFFMGNVAVAGLMVGGDLKRALANDREEAGSYLVPDVALRGDVFLDDVSLDEVRAAAKAPVLAVPATAAGLLEGVAD
- the ispH gene encoding 4-hydroxy-3-methylbut-2-enyl diphosphate reductase; this encodes MPSKVLVAEPRGFCAGVEMAIKALTWMVRVFDPPVYCYHEIVHNSAVVEAFERAGVVFVDDFDNVPPGRPIMLSAHGSAPEIVASAEHLAAVMVDAVCPLVTKVHHEVKRMAGKGFDIIYVGHHGHDEATGAVAEAPEAVTLVDPRDGLGDFAATDPGRVALLAQTTLGLFEWEEVLETAQDLYPELWTARRSDLCYATTNRQTAVKQLAREASLVLVVGSVTSSNTNALVRVAENAGCAAHRIDGPDDIDDEWLVGHDVIGVTSGASAPDQRVKAVIEALAPTEGVSYVRVIDEDEYFPLPPSLRRFVQTLQTLVEGAFAARHPGRPGPIEYDREWDATSALELLGV
- the cmk gene encoding (d)CMP kinase; translated protein: MVIAIDGPSGVGKSTVTRAVADRLGCASLDTGATYRAATLAVLRAGIDPADEPAVVSVVAAADIDVSDGAVRLDGEVVSDAIREGEVTSAVSGIAAIPGVRRLLVALQRHWVESRGGEAVVEGRDIGTVVFPGAPVKVFLTAPAEVRAVRRAGDDESSGRSVDDVGADLERRDHADATRAASPLQPADDAVVIDTGRLTVDAVVDEILRLVAERNGQQRPV
- the aroA gene encoding 3-phosphoshikimate 1-carboxyvinyltransferase, with amino-acid sequence MSPPATKVTLHPPDAPFAGSVAVPGDKSLSHRALILGALAAGESHIANQGPGEDIASTRSVLRALGVTIDGGRLASPGRRAWREPVGPLDCGNSGTTLRLMAGALATRPYRSELTGDVTLLRRPMGRLVGPLEALGASIEVSDGERAPITVHAPGELRGTDVEIPIASAQARTAFELAALEARGSSVVSSPPGFRDHTERWLEALGRGRWLDRNRFQVVPGELEPFEYVVPGDPSSAAFLWAAAAVKPGARVTTPGITLNPGRIGFLQVLESMGAGIEAEVTGSAMGDPIGSVTVYGGVLAATEVSGELAAATLDELPLVGVLGAYAEGMTVVRDAAELRGKESDRIATTVAMIRALGGGAEATEDGFVIVGTGWLETGTVESHGDHRIAMAGAVAATAATGAVRIDGAGAAAVSWPGFYEVLEGLWSSR
- a CDS encoding pseudouridine synthase, which gives rise to MAVIGQRVDPGSARVTIDGLPLPIRPDVATYLVYKPVGVISTADDPQGRPTVVDLVESDTRLYPVGRLDAESEGLMLLTNDGELANLVMHPSHGILKTYVARVSGIPPTAALGELVRGVELDDGEARAVSARLTSSAGDQALVEIVMAEGRKREVRRMFEAIGHEVVGLVRTRIGPIGDQHLAPGAARRLSIDEIRSLYSAASVTWEDASLPEDDE
- the scpB gene encoding SMC-Scp complex subunit ScpB, encoding MNRRRVIEAVLFVAEEPIAVGELAELLEIPTADVEAELHSLSAELETGQRGTSLVEVAGGWRLYSHPEAREYLERFAATERAARLSSAALETLAVVAYRQPVSRGQVAELRGVDSERALRTLERRGLVAEVGIAAGPGQAILYGTTGLFLERLGVNTLAELPPLADHVPPAAVVDALERPFRPETSSSGSTS
- a CDS encoding ScpA family protein — its product is MSYEVKTRVFEGPLDLLLQLITSHQLEITELSLASIVTEYLAYLDAMRQLDIDVTSEFLLIAATLIQLKARRLLPGESAFDLDEELALAEERDRLLARLLACLTFKDVAAVMAHRFESADRFVPRQAGLDPGIEPRLPDVPLMVTPSELALIAERALNRRDEEVELDHLEFDLPSVDAALADVRRRLVAGAAEDFDELVAHCARPLEVVAYFLAVLELARWGILRLSQEGREGPITVTHNAGVDESDFEAIQSEWGTA
- a CDS encoding HDIG domain-containing protein, encoding MPVTPADLPHLARRFLGHLRARPLGPAEQLAAGRMLREPELSLFWGMARQDQRHSFDVAMAVVAAAPSDHELARAGLLHDVGKRHTTPGAIARSVATLIEMARLPLPPRYAAYRRHGPIGAAELEAAGAESIVVDFARHHPGPAPPGVDQGRWKILLDADRA
- a CDS encoding TraR/DksA C4-type zinc finger protein, which codes for MNLNSAVVALEDERAKLLRQLVELGANESGELTGDVEFGDGFADAAAATAERTEVLGIVDNVKSMLDDVNAALAKVKAGTYGFCETCGKEIDDARMDYRPTSLYCVDCKSKRS